In a genomic window of [Empedobacter] haloabium:
- a CDS encoding PAAR domain-containing protein, with amino-acid sequence MKNSKGKGVIRLGDKTSHGGSVISAAPDLKALGKCVAVEGNQVTCPKCNGVFAITPQGGERKHRGKEVAYDGDKAACGAKLLSSIG; translated from the coding sequence ATGAAGAACAGCAAAGGCAAGGGCGTGATCCGCCTGGGCGACAAGACCAGCCACGGCGGCTCCGTCATCTCGGCCGCGCCTGACCTGAAGGCACTCGGCAAGTGCGTGGCCGTCGAGGGCAATCAGGTGACCTGCCCGAAATGCAACGGCGTCTTCGCCATCACGCCGCAGGGCGGTGAACGCAAGCACCGGGGCAAGGAAGTGGCTTACGACGGCGACAAGGCCGCGTGCGGTGCCAAGCTGCTCTCGTCGATCGGCTGA
- a CDS encoding DUF4123 domain-containing protein has protein sequence MNDLATYLLIDTALIDPAPRVLCWTNAKRRPTWLVPLYERQALKVSPLLIDFAQAHAAGAMAEVMALANGRRPQLHLSVIHTNLPLQALAEHLRRFIYFVNEQGEELTLRFADCLVLAALATVLTPEQWALFHGPIPLWQVHQRNGVLTQLPPVLATPDAVLPLMLSEQQVTALKDALAVEQLLANLRTMRPGQKFAATPLAEYEMARWSRDLFRSAGHTDNATLMLLARGAFDTRGRILQTPELRRVLALEDIEAVRAGIARCVMGQLPHASMWSKKT, from the coding sequence ATGAACGATCTCGCCACCTATCTGTTGATCGACACCGCGCTGATCGATCCAGCGCCGCGCGTGCTGTGCTGGACCAATGCAAAGCGACGGCCCACGTGGCTGGTGCCGCTGTACGAGCGCCAGGCCCTCAAGGTCAGCCCGCTGCTGATCGATTTCGCGCAGGCGCACGCCGCCGGCGCCATGGCCGAGGTGATGGCGCTGGCAAACGGGCGCAGGCCGCAACTGCACCTGTCGGTCATCCACACGAACTTGCCGCTGCAGGCGTTGGCCGAACATCTGCGCCGCTTCATCTATTTCGTCAACGAACAGGGTGAGGAGCTGACGCTGCGCTTTGCGGACTGCCTGGTGCTGGCCGCATTGGCTACCGTGCTGACACCTGAGCAATGGGCTTTGTTCCATGGCCCAATACCGCTGTGGCAGGTCCACCAGCGCAACGGTGTGCTCACGCAGCTGCCTCCCGTCCTTGCCACACCGGACGCTGTTCTGCCGCTCATGTTGAGCGAGCAGCAAGTCACGGCATTGAAGGATGCGCTGGCGGTGGAACAGCTGCTCGCCAACTTGAGAACGATGCGGCCGGGCCAAAAGTTCGCTGCGACGCCGCTCGCGGAATACGAAATGGCGCGTTGGTCGCGGGATTTGTTCCGCTCCGCCGGCCATACCGATAACGCGACGTTGATGCTGCTGGCGCGCGGGGCGTTTGATACGCGTGGGCGAATTTTGCAGACGCCTGAATTGCGCAGGGTTCTGGCGTTGGAGGATATCGAAGCTGTGCGGGCGGGGATTGCGCGGTGTGTGATGGGGCAGTTGCCGCATGCTTCAATGTGGTCTAAGAAAACCTAG
- a CDS encoding DUF2235 domain-containing protein, with translation MTEALLTLRMSATSTSPIAGISIYQPLPLDASSCEKLIQVGIFFDGTNNNRYHDEASFGDSNVSRLYGMYPSNEPSVHRFYVNGVGTEFPEIAETKKLKFGSAFGSGGYARILYVILQVINQLYLAVFNIEIYSGNQVKGLCSNRREADLIAALHELGRDRGLLDFEEDATARENFFFEQLKAFEEKLVASKVKLKECILDVFGFSRGAAQARVFCSWIERLTIDGKLAGVPLTIRFLGIFDTVASAGVMGAVGNTIVNSTGGHSGWARARYLRISPKIKNCVHLVAMHEIRKNFPLDEVSVAGVVPPNCREFAYPGSHSDVGGGYAPGELGLACGTDPATADAHKLSQIPLRHMMECAIAAGVPLRPSTEGRFAIAPELEKAYQAFLTASGTFPRMLSEWMAPYMAWRWQMRAQYDQLGHVSRATGDRKFLIESNDQLVKDARRVGSRGDENLAGKFVHMARSTKRFDLQHPEYRQEELTSFDPEAPALVAAARAAAPVNPELAAFFDTYVHDSLAGFRKDYVESTGYWRHRRCFRGSENPELTQRADPSSKSATTA, from the coding sequence ATGACCGAGGCCCTACTCACTTTGCGCATGTCAGCTACATCGACATCTCCGATTGCTGGAATTAGTATCTATCAGCCGTTGCCTTTAGATGCATCGAGCTGTGAGAAGTTGATACAAGTCGGCATATTTTTTGATGGCACTAATAATAACCGCTATCATGATGAGGCTTCCTTCGGTGACTCTAATGTGTCGCGGCTTTACGGGATGTATCCGAGTAACGAGCCAAGCGTACATAGGTTCTATGTTAACGGCGTTGGAACAGAATTCCCGGAGATAGCTGAAACAAAAAAATTGAAGTTCGGTTCCGCTTTCGGATCGGGCGGGTACGCAAGGATACTTTATGTGATACTGCAGGTAATTAATCAACTATATTTGGCGGTCTTTAATATCGAAATATACTCAGGTAATCAAGTAAAAGGCCTTTGTAGTAACAGGCGCGAAGCGGACTTGATTGCGGCTTTGCATGAGCTGGGCCGCGATCGCGGACTCCTCGATTTCGAGGAGGATGCTACGGCGAGAGAGAACTTTTTCTTCGAACAATTGAAAGCCTTCGAAGAAAAGCTGGTGGCAAGCAAAGTAAAACTCAAGGAGTGCATTCTTGATGTGTTCGGCTTTTCCCGCGGCGCAGCCCAAGCGCGCGTATTCTGCAGCTGGATCGAGCGCCTGACCATCGACGGCAAGCTGGCCGGCGTGCCGCTGACGATCCGCTTTCTCGGCATCTTCGATACGGTGGCATCCGCAGGCGTCATGGGCGCCGTTGGCAATACGATCGTGAATTCGACGGGTGGCCATTCCGGTTGGGCGCGCGCCAGGTATCTACGGATCAGCCCGAAGATCAAGAATTGCGTCCACCTGGTCGCCATGCATGAGATCCGCAAGAATTTTCCACTCGACGAAGTCTCGGTCGCCGGTGTGGTGCCGCCCAATTGCAGGGAGTTCGCCTATCCGGGATCGCATAGCGACGTCGGCGGCGGCTACGCGCCCGGCGAGCTTGGCCTGGCATGTGGCACCGATCCCGCCACGGCGGATGCGCACAAGCTGTCGCAAATCCCGCTGCGCCATATGATGGAGTGCGCGATCGCGGCCGGCGTACCCCTGCGGCCGAGCACCGAAGGCCGCTTCGCGATCGCCCCGGAACTGGAGAAGGCGTATCAAGCCTTCCTGACCGCTTCGGGAACATTTCCACGAATGCTGAGCGAATGGATGGCGCCGTACATGGCCTGGCGTTGGCAAATGCGGGCGCAATACGACCAGCTTGGCCATGTCAGCCGCGCTACAGGCGACAGGAAGTTCCTGATCGAGTCCAATGACCAGCTGGTCAAGGATGCACGCCGCGTGGGCTCTCGCGGCGACGAGAATCTGGCCGGAAAATTCGTGCATATGGCACGGTCGACCAAGCGCTTCGACCTGCAGCATCCGGAGTACAGGCAGGAAGAGCTCACGTCGTTCGACCCGGAAGCACCCGCACTGGTCGCGGCGGCAAGGGCGGCAGCGCCGGTGAATCCGGAACTGGCCGCGTTTTTCGACACCTATGTCCATGACTCGCTTGCAGGCTTCAGAAAGGACTACGTCGAGTCCACCGGCTACTGGCGCCACCGCCGCTGCTTCCGCGGCAGCGAGAACCCGGAACTGACGCAGCGTGCCGACCCATCCTCGAAGAGCGCAACCACGGCGTAA
- the gyrB gene encoding DNA topoisomerase (ATP-hydrolyzing) subunit B: MSESQNAPQIPAKQEEYGASSIQILEGLEAVRKRPGMYIGDTSDGTGLHHLVFEVLDNSIDEALAGYCSEIHVTIHSDNSISITDNGRGIPVGLKMDDKHEPKRSAAEIVLTELHAGGKFDQNSYKVSGGLHGVGVSCVNALSKLLRVTIRRDGKVHQMEFVRGVPQNRELEMRDGVQVSPIKVIGETDKRGTDVHFWADEQIFTHVEFHYEILAKRIRELSFLNNGVNIKLTDQRNGKEEVFAFEGGTRGFVEYINKAKNVLHPTVFQATGERQSDQGTTISVDVSMQWNDAFNEQVLCFTNNIPQRDGGTHLTGLRAAMTRVINKYIDENDFAKKAKVEIAGDDMREGLTCVLSVKVPEPKFSSQTKDKLVSSEVRGPVEEIVAKTLTDFLMEKPNDAKIICGKIVEAARAREAARKARDLTRRKGVLDGLGLSAKLADCQEKDPALSELYIVEGDSAGGSAKQGRDRKFQAILPLRGKVLNVEKARFEKMLSSEQITTLIATLGTSIGPDEFNADKLRYHRIIIMTDADVDGAHIRTLLLTLFYRQMPQLVERGHVYIAQPPLYKVKAGRDERYLKDDLEEATYMMTVALNTAVLTPREGADPITGEPLAELARQYNLANAVMTRLTRVIDRAALTAIMTGVKLDLSTLDAARASAQALSDNIGDASVTVSVRSDELSEKHLLWIERMHHGNVKVSTIDADFVGGSDYAVLSKAAETFTGLIGEGALIRRGEGERTKESAVVDFHHAMNWLRDEAERTVSKQRYKGLGEMNPEQLWETTMDPTVRRLLKVQIEDAIAADQIFTTLMGDDVEPRRNFIESNALRAGNIDV; this comes from the coding sequence ATGTCCGAAAGCCAGAACGCACCACAAATCCCGGCAAAACAGGAAGAGTACGGCGCATCGTCGATCCAGATCCTCGAGGGTCTGGAGGCAGTCCGCAAGCGCCCCGGCATGTATATCGGTGACACCTCGGACGGCACCGGCCTGCACCACCTCGTGTTCGAAGTGCTGGACAACTCGATCGACGAAGCGCTGGCGGGCTACTGCTCCGAGATCCACGTGACGATCCACTCGGACAACTCGATCTCGATCACCGACAACGGCCGCGGCATCCCCGTTGGCCTGAAGATGGACGACAAGCACGAGCCGAAGCGTTCGGCCGCGGAGATTGTGCTGACGGAGCTGCACGCGGGCGGCAAGTTCGACCAGAACTCGTACAAGGTGTCCGGCGGCCTGCACGGCGTAGGTGTCTCGTGCGTGAACGCGCTCTCGAAACTGCTGCGCGTGACGATCCGCCGCGACGGCAAGGTGCACCAGATGGAATTCGTGCGCGGCGTGCCCCAGAACCGCGAACTGGAAATGCGCGACGGCGTGCAGGTCTCGCCAATCAAGGTCATCGGCGAAACGGATAAACGCGGCACCGACGTGCACTTCTGGGCCGACGAACAGATCTTCACGCACGTCGAGTTCCACTACGAGATCCTGGCCAAGCGTATCCGCGAGCTCTCGTTCCTGAACAACGGCGTCAACATCAAGCTGACCGACCAGCGCAACGGCAAGGAAGAAGTGTTCGCGTTCGAAGGCGGCACGCGCGGCTTCGTCGAATACATCAACAAGGCCAAGAACGTGCTGCACCCGACCGTGTTCCAGGCCACCGGCGAGCGCCAGTCCGACCAGGGCACGACGATCTCGGTGGACGTGTCGATGCAATGGAACGACGCGTTCAACGAGCAGGTGCTGTGCTTCACCAATAACATCCCGCAGCGCGACGGCGGCACCCACCTGACCGGCCTGCGCGCCGCGATGACGCGCGTGATCAACAAGTACATCGACGAGAACGACTTCGCGAAAAAGGCGAAAGTCGAAATCGCCGGCGACGACATGCGCGAAGGCCTGACCTGCGTGCTGTCGGTGAAGGTGCCGGAACCGAAGTTCTCGTCGCAGACGAAAGACAAGCTGGTGTCGTCGGAGGTGCGCGGCCCGGTCGAGGAAATCGTCGCGAAGACGCTGACGGACTTCCTGATGGAGAAGCCGAACGACGCCAAGATCATCTGCGGCAAGATCGTCGAGGCGGCACGCGCGCGCGAAGCGGCCCGCAAGGCGCGTGACCTGACGCGCCGCAAGGGCGTGCTGGACGGCCTGGGCCTGTCGGCCAAGCTGGCCGACTGCCAGGAAAAGGACCCGGCGCTGTCCGAGCTGTACATCGTCGAGGGTGACTCCGCAGGCGGCTCGGCCAAGCAGGGCCGCGACCGCAAGTTCCAGGCCATCCTGCCGCTGCGCGGCAAGGTACTGAACGTGGAAAAGGCGCGCTTCGAGAAGATGCTGTCCTCCGAGCAGATCACGACCTTGATCGCGACCCTGGGCACGTCGATCGGCCCGGACGAGTTCAACGCCGACAAGCTGCGCTACCACCGCATCATCATCATGACTGACGCGGACGTCGACGGCGCCCACATCCGCACGCTGCTCCTGACGCTGTTCTACCGCCAGATGCCGCAGCTGGTCGAGCGCGGCCACGTCTACATCGCCCAGCCGCCGCTGTACAAGGTCAAGGCCGGCCGCGACGAGCGCTACCTGAAGGACGACCTGGAAGAAGCGACGTACATGATGACGGTTGCGCTGAACACCGCCGTGCTGACGCCGCGCGAAGGCGCCGACCCGATCACCGGCGAGCCGCTGGCCGAACTGGCGCGTCAGTACAACCTGGCCAACGCCGTCATGACGCGCCTGACGCGCGTGATCGACCGCGCTGCGCTGACCGCGATCATGACCGGCGTGAAGCTGGACCTGTCGACGCTGGACGCCGCGCGCGCCTCGGCGCAGGCGCTGTCGGACAATATCGGCGACGCCAGCGTGACGGTCTCGGTCCGTTCGGACGAGCTGTCGGAAAAGCACCTGCTGTGGATCGAGCGCATGCACCACGGTAACGTCAAGGTCAGCACGATCGACGCCGACTTCGTGGGCGGCTCCGACTACGCCGTGCTGTCGAAGGCGGCCGAAACGTTCACGGGCCTGATCGGCGAAGGCGCCCTGATCCGCCGCGGCGAAGGCGAGCGCACCAAGGAATCTGCCGTGGTGGACTTCCACCACGCGATGAACTGGCTGCGCGACGAAGCGGAACGCACCGTGTCCAAGCAGCGCTACAAAGGTCTGGGTGAGATGAATCCCGAGCAGCTGTGGGAAACGACGATGGACCCGACGGTGCGGCGTCTGCTGAAGGTGCAGATCGAGGATGCGATTGCCGCCGACCAGATCTTCACGACCCTGATGGGCGACGATGTCGAGCCGCGCCGGAACTTTATCGAGTCGAATGCGCTGCGGGCGGGGAATATCGACGTTTGA
- the dnaA gene encoding chromosomal replication initiator protein DnaA translates to MENFWQTCSAQLELELTPQQFSAWIKPLVPLDYENGKLRIAAPNRFKLDWVKSQFASRITALASQYWEAPTEVQFVLDPRTNPARKVSPPTVNGGIGGGTGNSVDAPAVHVADVRTVESPASAAPSTANDFANARGREQSRINTDLTFDSFVTGKANQLARAAAIQVANNPGVSYNPLFFYGGVGLGKTHLIHAIGNQVMADQPGARIRYIHAEQYVRDVVTAYQRKGFDDFKHYYHSLDMLLIDDIQFFGGKSRTQEEFFYAFEALIAAKKQIIITSDTYPKEITGMDDRLISRFDSGLTVAIEPPELEMRVAILLKKAKSEGVTLSDDVAFFVAKHLRSNVRELEGALRKILAYSRFHGKDISIDIVKEALKDLLSVQNRQISVENIQKTVADFFNIKVADMYSKRRPANIARPRQIAMYLAKELTQKSLPEIGELFGGRDHTTVLHAVRKIAQDRTKNPECNHELHVLEQTLKG, encoded by the coding sequence ATGGAAAATTTCTGGCAGACCTGTTCCGCCCAACTGGAACTGGAGCTGACGCCGCAACAATTCAGCGCGTGGATTAAACCGCTTGTACCGCTCGACTACGAGAACGGCAAGCTGCGCATTGCTGCGCCCAATCGCTTCAAGCTCGACTGGGTCAAGTCCCAGTTCGCCAGTCGCATCACCGCCCTTGCATCGCAATACTGGGAGGCGCCGACGGAGGTGCAGTTCGTGCTCGACCCGCGCACCAACCCGGCCCGCAAGGTGTCGCCACCGACCGTCAATGGCGGCATCGGCGGCGGCACCGGCAACAGCGTCGACGCGCCGGCCGTGCACGTGGCCGACGTGCGCACCGTCGAAAGCCCGGCCAGCGCCGCGCCATCGACCGCCAACGATTTCGCCAATGCGCGCGGGCGCGAGCAAAGCCGCATCAACACCGACCTGACGTTCGACAGCTTCGTCACCGGTAAGGCCAACCAGCTGGCGCGCGCCGCCGCGATCCAGGTGGCGAACAACCCGGGCGTGTCGTACAACCCGCTGTTCTTCTACGGCGGCGTGGGCCTGGGCAAGACCCACTTGATCCATGCGATCGGCAACCAGGTGATGGCCGACCAGCCGGGCGCGCGCATCCGCTACATCCACGCCGAGCAGTACGTGCGCGACGTGGTCACGGCCTACCAGCGCAAGGGCTTCGACGACTTCAAGCACTACTACCACTCGCTGGACATGCTGCTGATCGACGATATCCAGTTCTTCGGCGGGAAGAGCCGCACGCAGGAAGAGTTCTTCTATGCGTTCGAAGCGCTGATCGCGGCCAAGAAGCAGATCATCATCACGTCGGACACGTATCCGAAAGAGATCACCGGCATGGACGACCGCCTGATCTCGCGCTTCGACTCGGGCCTGACGGTGGCGATCGAGCCGCCGGAACTGGAAATGCGCGTGGCGATCCTGCTGAAGAAAGCCAAGTCGGAAGGCGTGACGCTGTCGGACGACGTGGCCTTCTTCGTGGCCAAGCACCTGCGCTCGAACGTGCGCGAACTGGAAGGCGCGCTGCGCAAGATCCTGGCCTACTCGCGCTTCCACGGCAAGGACATCTCGATCGACATCGTCAAGGAAGCCTTGAAGGACCTGCTGTCGGTGCAGAACCGCCAGATCAGCGTGGAGAACATCCAGAAGACGGTGGCGGACTTCTTCAACATCAAGGTCGCCGACATGTATTCGAAGCGCCGCCCCGCCAACATCGCGCGGCCGCGCCAGATCGCCATGTACCTGGCCAAGGAGCTGACGCAGAAAAGCCTGCCGGAGATCGGCGAGCTGTTCGGCGGGCGCGATCACACCACCGTGCTGCACGCGGTACGCAAGATCGCGCAGGACCGGACCAAGAACCCGGAGTGCAACCATGAGCTGCACGTGTTGGAACAGACGCTGAAGGGGTGA
- the dnaN gene encoding DNA polymerase III subunit beta: MQLVKTTRDTLLRPLQIVSGIVERRHTMPILANILIRKEGEAVSFLSTDTEVQITTHANIGASADVAGTTVAARKLLDILRALPESGDVTMTLLNKRLTVQSGKSRFALQTLAAEEFPTVQEAEAFNASFTLPQKTLKHLFNMVHFAMAQQDIRYYLNGLLLVLDGENVIAVATDGHRLAFCQVKTEQAFERQEVIIPRKTIIELQRLLEENDEAVQLDIAANQVKLGFADIELISKLVEGKFPDYTRVIPKGYKNDFTISRDELLRSLQRAAIMTSDKFKGVRCIISPGSLKISSTNADQEEAVEELEIDYGGDNIDIGFNVTYLLDVLNNLKCDQVNVALGDSNSSALISIPDNPDFKYVVMPMRI, translated from the coding sequence ATGCAACTGGTCAAAACCACCCGAGATACGCTACTCCGGCCACTGCAGATCGTGAGCGGTATTGTCGAGCGTCGGCACACCATGCCGATTCTGGCCAATATCCTCATCCGCAAGGAAGGCGAAGCCGTCTCGTTCCTCTCCACCGATACGGAAGTGCAGATCACGACCCATGCGAACATCGGCGCCAGCGCCGACGTGGCCGGCACCACCGTGGCCGCGCGCAAGCTGCTCGACATCCTGCGCGCGCTGCCCGAATCGGGCGACGTGACCATGACGTTGCTGAACAAGCGCCTGACGGTACAAAGCGGTAAATCGCGCTTCGCGCTGCAGACCCTGGCCGCCGAGGAATTCCCCACCGTGCAGGAAGCGGAAGCCTTCAACGCTTCGTTCACGCTGCCGCAGAAAACACTGAAGCACCTGTTCAACATGGTGCACTTCGCGATGGCGCAGCAGGACATCCGCTACTACCTGAACGGCCTCTTGCTGGTGCTGGACGGCGAGAACGTCATCGCCGTGGCCACCGACGGCCACCGCCTGGCGTTCTGCCAGGTGAAAACCGAGCAGGCCTTCGAGCGCCAGGAAGTGATCATCCCGCGCAAGACCATCATCGAGCTGCAGCGCCTGCTGGAAGAGAACGACGAGGCGGTCCAGCTGGACATCGCCGCCAACCAGGTCAAGCTGGGCTTCGCGGACATCGAGCTGATCTCCAAGCTGGTCGAGGGCAAGTTCCCCGACTACACGCGCGTGATCCCGAAGGGCTACAAGAACGACTTCACGATCAGCCGCGACGAGCTGCTGCGCTCCCTGCAGCGCGCGGCCATCATGACGAGCGATAAGTTCAAGGGCGTGCGCTGCATCATCAGCCCCGGTTCGCTGAAGATCTCGTCCACCAACGCGGACCAGGAAGAAGCGGTCGAGGAACTGGAAATCGACTACGGCGGCGACAACATCGACATCGGCTTCAACGTCACGTACCTGCTGGACGTGCTGAACAACCTGAAGTGCGACCAGGTCAACGTGGCGCTGGGCGACTCGAATTCGTCCGCGCTGATCTCGATCCCGGACAATCCCGACTTCAAGTACGTCGTGATGCCGATGCGGATCTGA
- a CDS encoding DUF3304 domain-containing protein: protein MRVSTARVLKWSLAVIVTAAASGCVSHSEKTLKLVNHPYDSTGVIVTPIHHMGGDFSAERIYVNGFSYGDAGRGGGGGSRMCCIMLPSKWRPGLVAKVSWTVLDWRTENVEETKKGIHKSLIVDSAYEAEVPVEYYATPETLYVHIFAAGRVRVVSSIYGPQHERHPVAQDDNGERFATAAVRVRKQDDGQHWSGW from the coding sequence ATGCGAGTATCCACAGCGCGAGTTTTAAAGTGGAGCCTGGCCGTTATCGTAACTGCGGCAGCATCAGGTTGTGTATCTCATTCTGAAAAAACTCTTAAATTAGTCAACCATCCTTACGATAGTACAGGCGTAATTGTTACTCCGATCCACCATATGGGCGGTGATTTTAGTGCGGAAAGAATATATGTGAACGGCTTTTCTTATGGTGATGCAGGGCGGGGCGGCGGAGGAGGAAGCCGGATGTGCTGCATAATGCTGCCATCAAAATGGCGTCCAGGGCTGGTAGCAAAGGTGAGCTGGACGGTACTCGATTGGCGTACAGAGAATGTCGAAGAAACAAAAAAGGGCATACACAAGAGCCTAATAGTAGACAGCGCATATGAAGCCGAGGTGCCTGTAGAGTATTACGCTACACCCGAGACCCTGTATGTTCATATTTTTGCAGCCGGTAGAGTAAGAGTGGTGAGCAGCATCTATGGACCTCAACATGAGCGTCATCCAGTCGCGCAGGATGATAACGGAGAGCGTTTTGCAACAGCTGCTGTGCGGGTAAGGAAGCAGGACGATGGTCAGCATTGGTCTGGATGGTAA